In the Kaistella sp. 97-N-M2 genome, one interval contains:
- a CDS encoding tetratricopeptide repeat protein, with product MEKFPKYFLSFFILVIVSNMQAQVNCNSVEGENCRKACEIYNKATVSQGSRSSQESFDKAIALCSTFSNAYMEKSVPYLKRGDFITWKSLIDKAVDMDPKMHLPYRAWCKFQFLRDYNGALADFDELEKLGLNLNGYFSQNGDYNLEIVKAICYSGLGQKERAISIIEKQLSTKDYNVGLYDYYHLGATYFDVRKYDQALENFERQSKYNDFAENIYYKSKIAKIRNKDYLDLKKIALQRYDAGKNMKDVYTHHFNKIYRVQILEL from the coding sequence ATGGAAAAGTTTCCGAAATACTTCCTTAGCTTCTTTATACTGGTTATTGTCAGCAATATGCAGGCACAGGTCAATTGTAACAGCGTTGAAGGAGAAAATTGCAGAAAAGCCTGTGAGATTTATAATAAAGCTACAGTTTCTCAAGGATCGCGTTCCTCGCAGGAAAGTTTTGATAAAGCAATTGCTTTATGTTCCACTTTCTCCAATGCGTATATGGAGAAATCCGTTCCTTATTTAAAGAGAGGAGATTTCATTACCTGGAAAAGCCTTATCGACAAAGCTGTTGATATGGACCCGAAAATGCATTTACCTTACCGGGCGTGGTGTAAATTTCAATTTCTAAGAGACTATAATGGTGCTCTTGCAGATTTTGACGAATTGGAAAAATTAGGTTTAAATCTTAACGGATATTTTTCCCAAAATGGTGATTATAATTTAGAAATTGTGAAAGCAATTTGTTACTCCGGTTTAGGACAGAAGGAAAGGGCAATTTCAATTATTGAGAAACAGCTTTCAACAAAGGACTACAACGTAGGCCTTTACGATTATTACCACCTTGGGGCAACTTATTTCGACGTTAGAAAATATGATCAGGCTTTAGAAAATTTCGAAAGACAGAGCAAGTACAACGATTTTGCAGAAAATATATATTACAAAAGTAAAATTGCAAAAATTAGAAACAAAGATTATTTAGATTTAAAAAAGATCGCTTTACAAAGGTATGATGCAGGTAAAAACATGAAAGACGTTTATACTCATCATTTCAACAAAATTTATAGAGTCCAGATTCTGGAGCTGTAA
- the lptE gene encoding LPS assembly lipoprotein LptE, with protein sequence MKRFQVFNFQLQPPRIRLLALVLAALFSFLLQSCYSFTGSSLSPETKTIQIRDFPNNSALMNPNLAQQFSTDIQNRFLQRTTLKGSTEVPDILIEGEITDYIISPTTISSTVNAPGGNIQAAQNKLTITVKVHYENRVEPDKSFDRTYSDEAVFSSDLDINAIEATQVKLVNERIINKIFNDIVANW encoded by the coding sequence ATGAAGAGATTTCAGGTATTCAATTTTCAATTGCAACCCCCGAGAATTCGCTTATTGGCGCTCGTTCTCGCTGCGCTTTTTTCCTTTCTTCTTCAGTCCTGCTACAGTTTTACGGGTTCTTCTTTAAGTCCGGAAACGAAGACGATTCAGATCCGGGATTTCCCTAATAATTCTGCTTTGATGAATCCTAATCTGGCGCAGCAGTTTTCCACGGATATCCAAAACAGATTTTTGCAGCGCACCACATTGAAAGGTTCCACAGAAGTTCCGGATATTTTAATTGAAGGCGAAATCACGGATTATATCATTTCGCCCACCACCATTTCTTCCACGGTGAACGCGCCGGGTGGCAACATTCAGGCTGCCCAGAATAAATTGACGATCACGGTAAAAGTTCATTACGAAAACCGGGTGGAACCAGACAAAAGTTTTGACAGAACTTATTCTGATGAGGCCGTTTTCAGCAGCGATTTAGACATTAATGCCATCGAAGCGACGCAGGTAAAACTGGTGAACGAAAGAATCATCAATAAAATTTTTAACGATATTGTAGCCAACTGGTAA
- a CDS encoding sigma-54-dependent Fis family transcriptional regulator, whose translation MTDLQSIKTRFGIIGNYPALNRALQKAIQVAPTDISVLVMGESGVGKEFIPKIIHGESRRKHQPYIVVNCGAIPEGTIDSELFGHEKGAFTGATSTRKGYFEVADGGTIFLDEVGELPLQTQVRLLRVLESGEFMKVGSSQIQKTEVRIVAATNVNMLNAINNGRFREDLYYRLNTVQIDMPALRERKGDVHLLFRKFAIDFAEKYRMPELVLTTDAVNYLENYPFPGNIRQLRNLVEQMTVVEQERTINSVKLAEYIPMQTQLPAVVQKGNAVSSNEFHSEREIMYKILFDMRNDLNDLKSLTSELIKNRESGDLSNQEKNLINRVFTPESQNQKANSLLYFENSGQNSSSISTSNEEYQDVEDIEIEETKPDSLSLQNNERELIVKALEKHKGRRNKAADELGISQRTLYRKIKQYNLED comes from the coding sequence ATGACAGACTTACAATCTATAAAAACACGTTTTGGCATTATCGGGAATTATCCCGCGCTCAACCGTGCCCTACAAAAAGCTATTCAGGTAGCACCTACGGACATTTCCGTCCTGGTGATGGGCGAAAGCGGCGTCGGAAAAGAATTCATCCCGAAGATTATTCATGGCGAATCCCGCCGAAAACACCAACCTTATATTGTTGTTAACTGTGGTGCAATTCCCGAAGGGACCATTGATTCCGAACTTTTTGGCCACGAAAAAGGAGCCTTCACCGGCGCAACTTCTACGCGAAAAGGCTATTTTGAGGTGGCCGATGGCGGAACCATCTTTTTAGATGAAGTGGGCGAATTGCCTTTGCAGACGCAGGTTCGTCTGCTACGTGTTTTAGAAAGCGGCGAATTTATGAAAGTGGGTTCTTCGCAAATTCAAAAAACCGAGGTGCGCATTGTGGCCGCCACCAATGTAAATATGCTGAACGCCATTAATAACGGCCGCTTTCGCGAAGATTTATATTACCGCTTGAACACCGTACAAATCGATATGCCGGCTTTGCGCGAAAGAAAAGGAGATGTCCATTTGCTTTTCCGCAAATTTGCCATCGATTTTGCGGAAAAATACAGAATGCCCGAACTGGTTTTGACGACCGATGCTGTGAATTATCTGGAAAATTATCCGTTCCCGGGAAACATTCGACAATTGCGAAATCTCGTGGAGCAGATGACTGTTGTGGAGCAGGAAAGAACCATAAATTCCGTAAAATTAGCAGAATATATTCCTATGCAAACACAGCTTCCGGCCGTTGTGCAAAAAGGAAATGCGGTTTCTTCCAACGAATTCCACTCCGAAAGAGAGATTATGTACAAGATCCTTTTCGATATGCGAAATGACCTGAACGATTTAAAATCCTTAACTTCGGAACTCATCAAAAACCGGGAAAGCGGTGATTTAAGCAATCAGGAAAAAAATCTCATTAACCGCGTTTTCACGCCCGAATCTCAAAATCAGAAAGCCAATTCGCTGCTTTATTTTGAAAATTCCGGACAAAATTCTTCCAGCATTTCCACCTCAAATGAAGAATATCAGGATGTTGAAGATATAGAAATTGAAGAGACCAAACCGGATTCGCTTTCGCTGCAAAACAATGAGAGAGAACTCATTGTAAAAGCTTTAGAAAAACACAAAGGCAGAAGAAACAAAGCTGCCGACGAACTGGGAATTTCCCAAAGAACTTTGTACCGAAAAATAAAACAATATAATTTAGAAGACTAA
- the miaB gene encoding tRNA (N6-isopentenyl adenosine(37)-C2)-methylthiotransferase MiaB — translation MQEKYIDETKQGEAFAVAERPDNSKKLFLESYGCQMNFSDSEIVASILNEQGYNTTANVEEADLILLNTCSIREKAEQTVRMRLSQFKNLKKEKPTLTVGVLGCMAERLKTKFLEEEQLVDLVVGPDAYRDLPNLLKETDDGRDAINVILSKEETYADINPVRLGGNGVTAFVTITRGCDNMCTFCVVPFTRGRERSRDPHSIIEECKNLWDGGYKEITLLGQNVDSYLWYGGGPKKDFKNATEMQQLTAVKFSQLLDMVATAVPKMRIRFSTSNPHEMTEEVFRMIAKHDNICKYVHLPVQSGSDRILQLMNRQHTRQEYLDLIRKGKEIVPEISFSQDMIIGFCTETEEDHQLTMSLMREVEYDYGYMFSYSERPGTPAHKKMEDDIPADIKQRRLAEVIALQGELSRKRMQGYVGRNHEVLIEGTSRKNESQWKGRNSQNAVCVFEKLEGQKLGDIVTVFVYDNTQGTLLGTTVA, via the coding sequence GTGCAAGAAAAATATATAGACGAAACCAAACAGGGCGAAGCATTCGCCGTTGCAGAAAGACCCGACAATTCTAAAAAACTTTTTTTGGAAAGTTACGGGTGTCAGATGAACTTTTCCGATTCGGAAATCGTTGCTTCTATTCTTAACGAGCAGGGTTACAATACTACCGCCAATGTTGAAGAGGCCGATTTAATTTTGCTAAACACGTGTTCTATTCGCGAAAAAGCGGAACAGACCGTGAGAATGCGGCTGTCTCAGTTCAAAAATTTAAAGAAAGAAAAACCGACTTTAACGGTGGGCGTTTTGGGCTGTATGGCCGAACGTTTAAAAACCAAATTCCTGGAGGAAGAACAACTGGTCGATTTGGTAGTGGGCCCCGATGCTTACCGGGATTTGCCTAATTTATTAAAAGAAACCGATGACGGCAGAGATGCCATTAACGTTATTCTGTCTAAAGAAGAAACCTATGCCGACATCAATCCGGTGCGTCTGGGCGGCAATGGCGTTACGGCTTTTGTAACCATTACACGCGGCTGCGATAATATGTGCACGTTTTGCGTAGTTCCGTTTACGCGAGGACGCGAAAGAAGCCGCGATCCGCACTCAATTATCGAAGAATGCAAAAATTTATGGGATGGTGGGTATAAAGAAATTACCCTCCTCGGCCAAAACGTTGATTCCTATCTATGGTACGGCGGTGGCCCGAAAAAAGATTTTAAAAATGCTACGGAAATGCAGCAATTAACAGCCGTTAAATTTTCGCAATTGCTTGATATGGTTGCGACTGCAGTTCCCAAAATGCGCATCCGGTTTTCCACCAGTAATCCGCACGAAATGACGGAAGAAGTTTTCCGAATGATCGCAAAACACGATAATATCTGCAAGTATGTACACCTTCCCGTTCAAAGTGGCAGCGACAGAATTCTTCAACTGATGAACCGTCAGCATACAAGACAGGAATATCTGGACCTTATTAGAAAAGGAAAAGAAATTGTGCCCGAAATTTCATTTTCGCAGGATATGATCATTGGATTTTGTACGGAAACCGAAGAAGATCACCAATTGACGATGTCGTTGATGCGCGAAGTGGAATACGATTACGGTTATATGTTTTCCTATTCCGAAAGACCCGGAACACCGGCTCATAAAAAAATGGAAGATGATATTCCGGCAGACATCAAACAAAGAAGGCTGGCGGAGGTTATCGCTTTACAGGGCGAACTTTCGCGAAAAAGAATGCAGGGTTACGTGGGCAGAAACCACGAAGTTCTTATCGAAGGAACATCCAGAAAGAATGAAAGTCAGTGGAAAGGAAGAAATTCGCAGAACGCGGTTTGCGTTTTCGAAAAACTGGAAGGCCAGAAATTAGGAGACATTGTGACTGTTTTTGTGTACGACAATACGCAGGGAACACTTTTAGGGACAACCGTAGCTTAG